A stretch of the Acomys russatus chromosome 23, mAcoRus1.1, whole genome shotgun sequence genome encodes the following:
- the Ovgp1 gene encoding oviduct-specific glycoprotein has protein sequence MGRLMLLAGLILLMKHSDGTAYKLVCYFASWAHSRPGPASVLPRDLDPFLCTHLVFAFASISNNQIVAKNLHDEKILYPEFNKLKERNTELKTLLSVGGWNFGTSRFTTMLSTFANREKFIDSVTFFLRTHGFDGLDLFFLYPGLRGSPTQDRWNFLFLIEELQFAFEKEALLTQQPRLLLSAAVSGIPSIIQTSYDVHLLGRRLDFINVLSYDLHGSWEKLTGHNSPLFSIPEDSKSSAYAMNYWRKLGAPTDKLIMGFPTYGRTFHLLKASKNGLQAASVGPASPGNYTKQAGFLAYYEVCSFVQRAKRHWIDYQYVPYAYKGNEWLGYDDTISFSYKAMFVKKESFGGAMVWTLDTDDVRGTFCGNGPFPLVHILNELLVKAEFNSTPLPQFWFTSSVNSSGPGSEKLAVTEALTTDTIKVLSPGGEAVVTEVHRKHENVTVIPNGGLLTPGETASSATHTAALESITMAPGAKTITSLDLLSETITTGMTGTVQTQTNGGETMATVGHQSVTPAGMDTTLVYLPTMTPSEKATSRKKAVVLQKVTVPPKEMSVTPSGQRTSLTWESLTTEVATYSPDG, from the exons ATGGGGAGGCTGATGCTGCTGGCTG GACTGATTCTTCTGATGAAACACAGTGATG GTACTGCCTACAAGCTGGTGTGTTATTTTGCCAGTTGGGCACATAGTCGGCCAGGCCCTGCCTCCGTCTTGCCCCGTGACCTGGACCCCTTTCTTTGTACACACCTAGTATTCGCCTTTGCCTCGATAAGCAACAATCAGATTGTTGCCAAGAATCTTCACGATGAGAAAATTCTCTACCCAGAGTTCAACAAACTCAAGGAGAG GAACACGGAGCTGAAGACACTGTTGTCCGTTGGAGGGTGGAACTTCGGCACATCACG GTTCACCACTATGCTGTCCACATTTGCCAACCGGGAAAAGTTTATTGATTCTGTTACATTCTTCCTGAGAACACATGGCTTTGATGGTCTCGACCTTTTCTTCTTGTACCCTGGACTACGAGGCAGCCCCACACAGGACCGCTGGAATTTTCTCTTCCTAATTGAA GAGCTCCAGTTTGCCTTCGAGAAGGAGGCCCTGCTTACCCAGCAACCTCGGCTGCTGCTGTCAGCTGCTGTCTCTGGGATCCCATCCATCATCCAAACATCTTATGATGTGCATCTTTTAGGAAG ACGACTGGATTTCATTAACGTCTTGTCTTATGACTTACATGGAAGTTGGGAAAAGCTTACAGGACACAACAGTCCTCTGTTCTCCATTCCTGAAGACTCCAAATCTTcg GCATATGCTATGAATTACTGGAGAAAGCTTGGGGCACCCACGGATAAGCTCATCATGGGCTTCCCCACCTATGGGCGTACCTTCCACCTCCTCAAAGCATCTAAGAATGGATTGCAGGCTGCCTCAGTGGGACCAGCATCTCCGGGAAACTACACCAAGCAGGCTGGCTTCTTGGCTTACTATGAG GTCTGTTCCTTTGTCCAGAGAGCAAAAAGGCACTGGATTGACTATCAATATGTTCCATATGCCTACAAGGGGAATGAGTGGCTTGGCTACGATGACACCATCAGCTTCAGTTACAAG GCAATGTTCGTGAAGAAGGAGAGTTTTGGGGGAGCCATGGTATGGACACTGGATACAGACGATGTCCGAGGCACTTTCTGTGGCAACGGCCCTTTCCCCCTTGTCCATATATTGAATGAACTGTTGGTGAAGGCAG AATTCAACTCAACCCCCTTGCCACAATTTTGGTTTACGTCGTCTGTGAATTCCTCAGGCCCTGGTTCTGAGAAGCTGGCTGTGACAGAAGCATTGACCACTGATACTATAAAGGTTTTGTCCCCAGGAGGAGAGGCTGTGGTCACTGAGGTTCACAGGAAGCACGAAAATGTGACAGTAATCCCCAATGGTGGACTTTTGACCCCTGGGGAAACAGCATCTTCTGCAACACATACTGCAGCTCTAGAAAGTATCACTATGGCTCCTGGGGCAAAAACTATTACCTCACTGGATCTTCTTTCTGAGACCATCACCACTGGGATGACAGGAACAGTCCAGACACAGACAAATGGGGGAGAGACCATGGCCACAGTGGGTCATCAGTCTGTGACCCCTGCAGGGATGGATACGACTCTTGTCTATCTTCCGACTATGACTCCAAGTGAGAAGGCAACTTCCAGAAAGAAGGCTGTGGTCCTTCAAAAGGTCACTGTTCCCCCTAAAGAGATGTCAGTTACCCCTAGTGGGCAGAGAACAAGTCTAACATGGGAGAGTTTGACTACTGAGGTAGCAACCTACTCCCCGGATGGGTGA
- the Pifo gene encoding protein pitchfork isoform X2 yields MNTEEIHLAPPLRGVTPVLRKVDIYSFGTRQQRKIFPHYYPATWFGNKYIPLRGSPHTGPGCYAATDWNGLAYNLTRIPTSTKGYAIGARTAVRFKPVSKEVTPYPGMYQKVDTGNEKHKQSLAPFNVLMPRLRHEEKATSYPGPGTYNPERKPPPKVVWPMKFGAPDWSQVPCLEKRTLKAELSTDKDFRKHRNRVAYFSLYYN; encoded by the exons ATGAACACGGAGGAGATACACCTTGCTCCCCCGCTCCGAGGAGTTACGCCTGTTTTAC GGAAAGTGGATATTTATTCCTTTGGGACCCGTCAACAGAGGAAAATATTTCCTCACTACTACCCCGCAACCTGGTTCGGCAACAAGTACATCCCTCTTAGGGGATCACCTCACACAGGCCCTGGGTGTTATGCTGCGACTGAT tgGAACGGCTTGGCATATAACCTAACGCGAATTCCGACCAGTACGAAAGGTTATGCTATTGGAGCCAGGACAGCTGTGAGGTTTAAGCCAGTCAGCAAG GAAGTGACACCATACCCAGGAATGTACCAGAAAGTTGATACTGGGAATGAAAAACACAAGCAAAGCCTTGCTCCATTTAATGTCTTGATGCCTCGACTGAGGCATGAAGAAAAGGCCACTTCCTATCCTGG cCCTGGCACATACAATCCAGAGAGGAAGCCACCCCCAAAAGTTGTTTGGCCAATGAAATTTGGAGCTCCAGACTGGTCTCAGGTTCCATGTCTAGAGAAAAGAACTCTAAAAGCTGAG CTGTCTACAGACAAGGACTTCAGAAAGCATCGGAACCGTGTGGCCTACTTTAGCCTGTACTACAACTGA